One genomic region from Torulaspora delbrueckii CBS 1146 chromosome 4, complete genome encodes:
- the RTF1 gene encoding RNA polymerase-associated protein (similar to Saccharomyces cerevisiae RTF1 (YGL244W); ancestral locus Anc_3.567) gives MSDIEEDLLALAGADEEEDEDEVLTTSAKRNKTSDNASSKRRKIAVEGAEEDEDEDEDEEDDYNPAAVQTESGRYSEEDEEDEEEEENPFPLEGKYKDDNDRAHLEGLPEMERETLLFERSQIMQKYHDRRLFRERGRNMKEQQKNRQLREGNKTRSSARTTHATGHSDLKASKLSQLRKQREQKGHRANRDRDFEEEEEEEEDRYEGSEYEDEDEEDYDPYNRKSHRDARKGRRSGMGRDQLDREADITDFNKIKIGRSFVAKFCFYPGFNDVVKGHYGRVNVGVDKRSGQTQYRMVKIEKVFFQKPYNMGNFFTNQYFGVTQGKDRKVFQMNFFSDGNFTQSEYDRYLRALDGVHITKPSMYSLDNKAKEMNAFVSQPLTDKLTDDIVRNRMLFNKKLSGSNAVLEKTVLKEKLRYAQETGNDRDIAKYSSQLRNLVKRMSAYEKHHETDQSGIKKLGALTSKNRKVNMDRIRNAEHIKKEDVNFDAKSDPFSRLKTRTKVYYQEIQKEENERAQDIARQKQLDESEEAIARREKELLSSDFKRLGGLERVIGQMQLPFTFDV, from the coding sequence ATGTCTGATATTGAAGAGGATCTTTTGGCTTTAGCTGGTGCTGACGAGGAAGAGGACGAGGATGAGGTTCTGACAACGTCTGCGAAGAGGAACAAAACCTCTGATAATGCTAGCTCAAAGAGGAGAAAGATAGCGGTAGAGGGAGCcgaagaggatgaggatgaggatgaggatgaagaggacGATTACAATCCTGCGGCTGTTCAGACCGAGTCAGGTAGATATAGTGAggaggacgaagaagatgaagaggaagaagagaatccATTTCCTCTTGAAGGAAAGTATAAGGACGATAATGATCGTGCACATTTAGAGGGATTGCCTGAGATGGAGCGTGAGACCCTGTTGTTCGAGAGATCGCAGATAATGCAGAAATACCATGATCGTAGACTATTCAGAGAGCGTGGTAGGAATATGAAGGAGCAACAGAAGAATAGACAACTGCGAGAGGGCAACAAGACGCGTTCCTCAGCCAGAACCACGCATGCTACGGGTCATTCCGATTTGAAAGCCTCCAAACTGTCGCAATTGCGAAAACAGAGGGAACAGAAAGGCCATAGGGCTAACCGTGACCGTGACtttgaggaagaggaagaagaagaggaagatagGTATGAGGGAAGCGAGtatgaggatgaagatgaggaggaTTACGATCCATATAACAGAAAGTCACATCGCGACGCTAGAAAAGGAAGACGAAGTGGAATGGGCCGAGATCAACTGGATCGTGAAGCTGACATCACTGATTTTAACAAGATTAAGATTGGGCGTTCGTTCGTTGCCAAATTCTGTTTCTATCCTGGGTTCAATGATGTTGTCAAGGGTCACTACGGGAGAGTGAACGTTGGGGTCGATAAGCGTTCTGGCCAAACACAATATAGAATGGTAAAGATCGAGaaagttttctttcaaaaaccATATAACATgggcaatttcttcactaacCAATATTTTGGCGTCACGCAAGGTAAAGACAGGAAAGTTTTCCAaatgaacttcttcagtGATGGCAACTTTACTCAGTCCGAGTATGACCGGTATTTGAGGGCTCTTGATGGCGTACACATTACCAAACCATCCATGTATTCACTCGATAACAAGGCAAAGGAGATGAATGCTTTCGTGTCACAACCTTTGACTGACAAACTGACAGACGATATTGTCCGTAACAGAatgttgttcaacaagaagCTCTCAGGTTCAAATGCTGTTCTCGAAAAGACGgttttgaaggagaaattgAGATATGCACAAGAGACTGGCAACGACAGAGATATTGCGAAATACTCTAGTCAACTAAGAAATTTGGTTAAGCGAATGTCCGCGTACGAGAAGCATCATGAGACTGACCAGAGCGGcatcaagaaacttggtgctttgacttcaaagaacagAAAGGTAAATATGGACAGGATCAGGAATGCTGAGCATATTAAGAAGGAAGATGTCAATTTCGATGCGAAGAGCGATCCGTTTAGCAGATTGAAGACTAGAACCAAGGTCTattatcaagaaatacaaaaagaggagaatgaaagaGCCCAGGACATTGCTAGGCAGAAACAACTAGATGAGAGCGAAGAAGCCATCGCTAGGAGAGAGAAAGAGCTCCTGTCTTCTGATTTCAAGCGTTTAGGCGGCCTGGAAAGAGTTATTGGCCAAATGCAACTTCCCTTTACTTTTGATGTATAA
- the RMD8 gene encoding Rmd8p (similar to Saccharomyces cerevisiae RMD8 (YFR048W); ancestral locus Anc_3.568) gives MSYKVGDGDRSDANGLPLARRSPSILVTDSRSSRKRMSAPFAGHAAGVRSRDELPNMKSSGSFGNKVSNKRRTSGRFSEISIDNILSEMSDVPSGRREERLSSSSADRHYASDKPRSLNYSKMINPLPARTSKTSQKLVLIPEEADGRESSANAFSRKRSTTSMKGYGESARHAKKDEKLARITAYNVAEGFNLKLMSKFLKCTHEVSPRMYDECLYVAYTLPLLLGKDGFRVKSNISKKVVGGKTLIEKLIDTSEQRDHHYEYYSGVETLEDARNAFELDPTAVLVENDPNIIPNHLPNPPGNLDSFDPSEPQFFAEETPTEQKLRERREQFNMPANNKRHGTTSSGDQHAEIFIFRYGVIVFWNFTEIQEKNILGDIAFADYKNLVIRPLDEQDIEREQFHFDYDKDTERPRIFNDIVTLRSGDHIIELTLSHAIAQSSKLSRFESRISPILTAVTKLPKRLALYGTLGMKREQLLKKSGKLFKLRVDVNLSSSVLDTPEFFWSFEPSLHPLYIAMREYLEIDQRVQVLNDRCKVFLEFFDICVDSVADRNIARVTWWFIIAIIVGVVFSLSEILVRYIIIQG, from the coding sequence ATGAGTTATAAGGTAGGAGATGGAGATAGGTCTGATGCTAATGGGCTACCGCTGGCACGTAGGTCGCCCTCGATTTTGGTGACCGATTCGAGGTCTTCTCGAAAGAGGATGAGTGCACCTTTTGCTGGACATGCAGCAGGAGTAAGAAGTCGTGATGAGCTGCCGAACATGAAGTCTTCTGGTTCTTTTGGCAATAAGGTTTCGAATAAGAGAAGAACTTCTGGAAGATTTAGTGAGATTTCTATCGACAATATATTGTCTGAGATGTCCGATGTGCCGTCTGGGAGAAGAGAGGAGCGTCTATCCAGTTCATCTGCGGACAGACATTATGCTTCTGATAAGCCACGTTCACTTAACTATTCCAAGATGATCAATCCGCTGCCTGCGAGAACTTCCAAGACTTCACAAAAACTGGTTTTGATTCCTGAAGAGGCAGACGGTCGAGAGTCATCAGCAAACGCCTTTTCTCGTAAGAGATCGACGACATCAATGAAAGGGTACGGTGAAAGTGCTCGTCATgctaagaaagatgaaaagcTCGCTAGAATTACGGCATATAATGTGGCAGAAGGGTTCAATTTGAAGTTAATGTCGAAGTTTCTCAAGTGTACCCATGAAGTGTCACCAAGAATGTACGATGAATGTCTTTATGTTGCGTACACTTTGCCGCTGCTTCTTGGGAAGGATGGTTTCAGAGTGAAGTCTaacatttcaaaaaaagtTGTAGGTGGGAAGACTcttattgaaaagctcattGACACAAGTGAGCAGAGAGATCACCATTACGAGTATTATTCTGGTGTTGAAACGCTCGAAGATGCACGAAATGCCTTCGAGTTAGATCCCACTGCAGTCTTGGTCGAAAACGATCCCAACATTATCCCAAACCATTTGCCTAACCCACCAGGGAATCTGGATTCTTTTGACCCCAGTGAACCGCAGTTCTTTGCAGAAGAGACTCCAACGGAGCAAAAATTGCGAGAACGAAGAGAGCAATTTAATATGCCGGCCAATAACAAACGCCACGGTACAACGAGTAGTGGAGATCAGCACGCCGAAATCTTTATTTTCCGTTACGGTGTCATAGTCTTTTGGAACTTTACGGAGATACAAGAGAAGAACATCTTGGGGGATATAGCTTTTGCTGACTATAAAAACCTTGTTATAAGGCCATTAGACGAGCAGGATATTGAGAGAGAGCAGTTCCACTTCGATTATGATAAGGACACTGAAAGGCCGCGAATCTTTAATGATATCGTAACGTTGAGGTCTGGGGATCATATCATTGAGCTTACACTCTCACACGCCATTGCACAGTCTTCGAAACTCTCGCGTTTCGAATCACGAATATCGCCAATACTAACAGCAGTTACCAAGCTTCCGAAAAGGTTAGCATTATATGGTACCCTAGGTATGAAAAGGGAacagttgttgaagaaatccGGCAAGTTGTTCAAGTTACGTGTAGATGTCAATCTATCATCCAGTGTTCTTGATACACCGGAGTTTTTTTGGAGTTTCGAGCCAAGTCTGCATCCACTATACATTGCAATGAGAGAATATTTGGAAATCGACCAGAGGGTACAAGTACTAAATGACAGGTGCAAGgtctttcttgaattcttcgaCATTTGCGTTGATTCAGTCGCAGATCGAAATATAGCTCGTGTGACCTGGTGGTTCATTATCGCAATAATTGTTGGAGTTGTCTTCTCACTTTCAGAGATCTTGGTAAGATATATAATCATTCAAGGTTAA
- the GUS1 gene encoding glutamate--tRNA ligase GUS1 (similar to Saccharomyces cerevisiae GUS1 (YGL245W); ancestral locus Anc_3.569), which translates to MAKLIINGKAPVVAYAELIAARVVNTVNPESINVEFVDDKKAAPAVLDGESEGVFMKIIEAFPKIFTEGTSEEIAAWVKTASSDYVIKNFQKLSGSLEKLDAVLNLRTYILGGLKYSAADIACWGALRSNGMVGSIIKNKVDVNVSRWYTLLETDLAFGGAHEFLTKSMQDLKKASNVGKKKEGHKANFEIDLPDAKIGEVVTRFPPEPSGYLHIGHAKAALLNQYFAKEYKGKLIIRFDDTNPSKEKEEFQDSIIEDLKLLGIEGDRLTFSSDYFQEMYDLCVKMIKEGKAYCDDTVTEKMREERMDGIASARRDRPVEENLRIFTKEMKNGTEEGLKNCVRAKIDYQAANKTLRDPVIYRCNLTPHHRTGTTKTYPTYDFCVPVVDAIEGVTHALRTIEYRDRNAQYDWMLNAMNLRKVHIWDFARVNFVRTLLSKRKLQWMVDKNLVSNWDDPRFPTVRGVRRRGMTVEGLRNFVLSQGPSRNVINLEWNLIWAFNKKVIDPVAPRLTAVVNPVKLHLDGEDAPQSPKTEMKPKHKKNPDVGEKKVIFYKDVVIDKDDADVLEDNEEVTLMDWGNVIITKKNADGSLEGKLNLDGDFKKTKHKLTWLADTEDVAPVDLVDFDHLISKDKLEEDESFEDFLTPETEFHTSAIADLNVKDLKVGDIIQFERKGYYRLDALAKDGKPYVFFTIPDGKSVNRYGAKK; encoded by the coding sequence ATGGCTAAACTAATTATTAACGGTAAGGCCCCAGTGGTTGCTTACGCGGAATTGATTGCTGCCCGTGTTGTGAACACAGTTAATCCAGAAAGTATCAATGTTGAATTTGTCGACGATAAGAAAGCTGCTCCAGCTGTCTTGGATGGTGAATCCGAGGGTGTTTTCATGAAAATTATCGAAGCTTTCCCAAAGATCTTCACCGAGGGAACCTCCGAAGAGATTGCCGCTTGGGTTAAAACTGCCTCTAGCGACTATGTTATCAAGAACTTCCAAAAACTATCTGgttctttggaaaaattaGATGCTGTCCTGAACTTGAGAACTTACATTTTGGGTGGCTTGAAGTACTCTGCTGCTGATATTGCTTGTTGGGGTGCTTTGAGATCCAATGGTATGGTCGGTTCTattatcaagaacaagGTCGATGTCAACGTTTCTCGTTGGTACACCTTATTGGAGACCGATCTTGCCTTTGGCGGTGCCCACGagttcttgacaaaatctATGCAggacttgaagaaggctTCAAACGttggtaagaagaaagagggTCACAAGGCTAACTTCGAAATTGATTTGCCAGATGCCAAGATCGGTGAAGTGGTCACCCGTTTTCCACCAGAGCCTTCTGGATACTTGCACATTGGTCATGCTAAAGCTGCCCTTTTGAACCAGTACTTTGCCAAAGAATACAAGGGTAAGTTGATCATCAGATTTGATGACACTAACCCTTcaaaagagaaggaagagtTTCAGGACTCCATCATCGAAGATCTGAAGCTGCTAGGAATTGAGGGTGATAGACTAACTTTTTCTTCCGATTACTTCCAGGAAATGTATGATTTATGTGTTAAGATGATCAAGGAAGGTAAAGCTTATTGTGATGACACCGTTACCGAAAAGATGAGAGAAGAACGTATGGATGGTATTGCCTCTGCAAGAAGAGACCGCcctgttgaagaaaacttgagaattttcaccaaagaaaTGAAGAACGGTACTGAggaaggtttgaagaactgTGTTCGTGCGAAGATTGACTATCAGGCAGCCAACAAGACCCTAAGAGATCCAGTCATTTACAGATGTAACTTGACTCCTCATCACCGTACTGGAACCACTAAGACATACCCAACTTACGACTTCTGTGTTCCTGTCGTCGATGCTATCGAGGGTGTTACTCACGCTCTGCGTACAATTGAATACAGAGACCGTAATGCTCAATACGACTGGATGCTAAATGCGATGAATTTGAGAAAGGTCCATATCTGGGATTTCGCTCGTGTTAACTTCGTCAGAACCTTGCTATCCAAGAGAAAGTTGCAATGGATGGTGGACAAGAACTTGGTCTCAAACTGGGACGATCCAAGATTCCCAACCGTCAGAGGtgtcagaagaagaggtaTGACTGTCGAaggtttgagaaactttgTTCTGTCTCAAGGTCCTTCTAGAAATGTTATCAACCTAGAGTGGAACTTGATCTGGGCTTTCAACAAAAAGGTCATTGACCCTGTTGCTCCAAGACTCACCGCAGTCGTTAACCCAGTCAAGCTACATTTAGACGGTGAAGATGCCCCACAATCTCCAAAGACTGAGATGAAGCCTaagcacaagaagaatccaGATGTCGGTGAGAAGAAGGTCATCTTTTACAAGGATGTCGTCATTGACAAGGATGATGCCGACGTACTCGAAGATAACGAGGAAGTGACTTTGATGGACTGGGGTAAcgtcatcatcaccaagaagaacgCTGACGGATCATTGGAAGGTAAATTGAACTTGGACGGTGACTTCAAGAAAACTAAGCACAAGTTGACTTGGTTGGCCGACACCGAGGATGTCGCACCAGTCGATCTTGTCGATTTCGACCACCTCATCAGTAAGGATAAATtggaagaggatgaaagCTTTGAGGATTTCTTGACACCTGAGACTGAATTTCACACTTCTGCCATCGCTGATCTAAACGTTAAAGATCTAAAGGTCGGCgatatcattcaatttGAGAGAAAGGGTTACTACCGTTTGGACGCCCTAGCCAAGGACGGTAAGCCATatgtcttcttcaccatccCAGATGGTAAGTCTGTTAACAGATACGGTGCCAAGAAATGA
- the RAI1 gene encoding decapping nuclease (similar to Saccharomyces cerevisiae RAI1 (YGL246C); ancestral locus Anc_3.570) produces the protein MGKTYNLFVKQKGTTTALKQPKELSYYSRTTNEEFLVGNDANLNYYYLPDAELDNRLDLSAGVAKMRDTAKEFKDPGTLRGLLATVQSVEEKKQKRTKADIITFRGVIRRLISAAFDSPKFNKVDLRVVAFDGQIFIRDVASKDEELRMTTESRNAWYTGYKFETVATLSQPLPYVDRETVEKRPKKLVNTGDEYITVVRTGVGNSKLILGAEVDCIFDFKEEGKDNLKHYAELKCSAMVSTQADARKFEKKIFKTWLQCFLVGIPRIIYGFRDDNCILKTVEEFAADEVPIILKSNNPAMSTACLDAIKWYGTLVEWLLNTIPRDDVANIKPYKLVYENNHLRLTEMDEIDEEYDAIVNGEAVITNDFKQWRTSLPQ, from the coding sequence ATGGGTAAGACGTATAACTTATTTGTGAAGCAGAAAGGGACAACTACTGCGTTGAAGCAGCCAAAAGAGTTGAGTTATTACTCTAGGACAACtaatgaagagtttttggTTGGTAATGATGCGAACCTAAATTACTATTACCTGCCAGATGCAGAATTGGATAACAGGCTGGATTTGTCAGCTGGGGTTGCTAAGATGAGGGATACTGCGAAGGAGTTTAAGGACCCTGGTACGCTGCGAGGTCTGCTGGCGACAGTTCAAagtgttgaagagaagaagcagaagagaACTAAAGCCGATATCATCACATTCAGGGGGGTCATTAGGAGGCTGATCTCGGCGGCTTTTGATAGTCCGAAATTCAATAAAGTTGATCTACGAGTCGTTGCATTCGATGGACAAATTTTTATTAGGGATGTAGCATCTAAGGACGAAGAACTTAGGATGACTACTGAGAGCCGGAACGCTTGGTACACGGGATACAAGTTCGAGACAGTTGCTACACTTTCACAACCTCTACCGTACGTTGATAGGGAGACTGTGGAGAAGAGACCTAAGAAATTAGTCAATACGGGAGACGAATATATTACTGTGGTGCGAACGGGTGTTGGGAACAGCAAGTTGATTCTTGGCGCTGAAGTTGATTGTATATTCGATTTCAAGGAGGAAGGTAAAGATAATTTGAAGCACTATGCCGAACTGAAGTGCTCTGCCATGGTTTCGACTCAGGCGGATGCTCgcaaatttgaaaagaagattttcaagacGTGGTTACAATGTTTTTTGGTAGGAATCCCCAGGATTATCTATGGTTTTCGTGATGATAACTGTATTCTAAAGACTGTAGAGGAGTTTGCCGCGGATGAAGTTCCAATAATCTTAAAGAGCAACAACCCTGCGATGAGCACAGCGTGCTTGGACGCTATAAAGTGGTACGGTACGCTTGTCGAATGGTTGCTCAACACTATTCCAAGAGACGACGTTGCAAATATTAAGCCTTACAAGCTAGTATATGAGAACAATCATTTGCGGCTCACCGAAATGGATGAAatagatgaagaatacgatGCAATTGTCAATGGGGAAGCAGTAATTACAAATGATTTCAAGCAGTGGAGAACGTCTCTACCGCAGTGA
- the BRR6 gene encoding Brr6p (similar to Saccharomyces cerevisiae BRR6 (YGL247W); ancestral locus Anc_3.571) produces the protein MVELIEDDERRHGGNRVLEPDVLAGYVQLAFDATVLALVIAMVVKFALVVQDDVRCKVQERLAANLRSVADCKRSYELNECLPGMRVPALEESCDKWLHCMNEDVEQLKHGSGSGALWAKTMGEILNSFVEPISIRSAFLMLFVVCAIVLVTNVAIGSYRVYYYNGSLRQASQQ, from the coding sequence ATGGTTGAGCTTATAGAGGACGATGAAAGGCGCCATGGGGGGAACAGGGTACTTGAGCCGGATGTTTTGGCTGGGTACGTGCAATTGGCATTCGACGCGACAGTTCTGGCACTGGTGATCGCTATGGTGGTCAAATTTGCGCTAGTGGTCCAAGATGATGTACGTTGTAAGGTTCAGGAACGCCTGGCTGCGAATTTGCGGTCAGTCGCAGATTGTAAGCGGTCATATGAGCTGAACGAGTGCTTGCCAGGCATGAGAGTGCCAGCACTAGAAGAATCTTGTGATAAATGGCTCCATTGTATGAATGAGGACgttgagcaattgaaacatGGCAGTGGTTCCGGTGCTTTGTGGGCTAAAACAATGGGCGAGATATTGAACTCTTTTGTAGAGCCCATCAGCATCCGATCAGCGTTCCTTATGCTGTTTGTGGTCTGTGCAATCGTACTGGTGACTAACGTGGCGATTGGATCCTATAGAGTTTATTACTACAACGGTTCCCTGCGGCAGGCCTCCCAACAATAA
- the KGD4 gene encoding alpha-ketoglutarate dehydrogenase subunit KGD4 (similar to Saccharomyces cerevisiae YMR31 (YFR049W); ancestral locus Anc_3.572) has translation MRQSAVRLAKAYTPMIKFVGGKHQIVKHEGAAKGHPCATDGLKPGSQGCVPAGEFLSKLKPFEVVNYRGSSSQPQKAASGKSTGAGDKNSSRYVFQNRPLKDNEVGSIFELPTRFRVKPISDIEAEAINGGGAV, from the coding sequence ATGCGTCAGAGTGCTGTGAGACTAGCTAAGGCGTATACGCCGATGATCAAGTTTGTTGGTGGGAAACATCAGATTGTGAAGCATGAGGGAGCTGCTAAGGGGCATCCATGTGCGACTGATGGATTGAAACCCGGTTCACAGGGGTGTGTGCCTGCTGGAGAGTTCTTAAGTAAGTTGAAACCTTTTGAAGTGGTAAATTACCGTGGGAGTAGCTCTCAGCCACAGAAAGCAGCCAGCGGAAAGTCTACTGGTGCAGGAGATAAGAATAGTTCGAGGTATGTCTTCCAGAATAGGCCTCTCAAGGATAATGAGGTGGGttccatctttgaattgcCTACAAGGTTTAGGGTTAAACCTATTAGTGACattgaagctgaagctATCAATGGTGGAGGTGCAGTTTAA
- the PDE1 gene encoding 3',5'-cyclic-nucleotide phosphodiesterase PDE1 (similar to Saccharomyces cerevisiae PDE1 (YGL248W); ancestral locus Anc_3.573): protein MFNFEVTVLGASGGPDAGDTQCFMVRPSGSRDLRSICVDGGAGVGQIARILSQAKDMSRPQLIESFYFNDFEPADQFFDPRTPVKLGFPTDLVENVSSNTWKRALQFYKGIKEYYITHAHLDHIAAMVMNSPMAYDGECISGKKLWGLPFTMDAIKRHVFNDLIWPDLLDGTASRLKLDSLAELRLHNCETFPQWDIIPLKVHHGFGVSEPSSRIYSTIYLFIDKHSGSGIVICGDLEQDHASDKLPLLEEAWDYIAKHISHRRLKGIIIECSSWTATQQTELYGHMSPTYLVPALNRLQRQYQEPDALRDLEVVITHVKKAISDKDPRLIILKELRDQAHATQLHVRFSIAIQGYTFQF from the coding sequence ATGTTCAACTTTGAAGTGACCGTCTTGGGGGCCTCTGGCGGTCCAGATGCTGGTGATACCCAATGCTTTATGGTGAGGCCAAGTGGTTCGAGAGACCTCCGTTCGATATGTGTCGATGGGGGAGCAGGTGTGGGGCAGATAGCGCGAATACTGTCGCAAGCTAAAGACATGTCAAGGCCTCAACTAATAGAGAGTTTTTACTTCAACGATTTTGAACCGGCAGACCAGTTTTTCGATCCAAGAACTCCAGTGAAGCTAGGTTTTCCCACTGATCTAGTTGAGAACGTTTCATCAAACACCTGGAAAAGAGCCCTGCAGTTTTACAAGGGGATCAAGGAATACTATATTACACATGCTCACCTGGACCATATTGCAGCAATGGTTATGAACTCTCCGATGGCCTACGACGGAGAGTGTATCTCAGGTAAGAAATTGTGGGGTCTCCCGTTCACTATGGATGCGATCAAGAGACATGTCTTTAATGATCTGATATGGCCAGATCTGCTCGATGGGACTGCAAGCCGATTGAAACTTGACTCGTTGGCAGAACTACGGCTGCATAACTGCGAGACTTTCCCCCAGTGGGATATTATACCGCTAAAAGTTCACCATGGCTTTGGAGTGTCCGAACCTAGCAGTCGGATCTACAGCACAATCTACCTATTCATCGACAAGCACTCGGGAAGCGGTATTGTCATTTGCGGCGATCTTGAACAGGACCACGCATCGGATAAGCTACCATTATTGGAGGAAGCCTGGGACTATATCGCAAAGCATATATCCCATCGAAGGCTGAAAGGAATTATAATCGAGTGCTCAAGTTGGACAGCTACACAACAAACTGAACTATATGGCCACATGTCACCGACATACCTAGTGCCAGCCCTCAAcagacttcaaagacagTATCAGGAACCAGATGCTTTGAGGGACCTCGAAGTCGTGATCACCCACGTCAAAAAGGCCATATCCGACAAGGATCCACGTCTGATAATCCTTAAAGAGCTACGAGACCAAGCACATGCCACACAGCTACATGTGCGGTTTTCAATTGCCATACAGGGCTatacttttcaattttaa